From one Cyanobacterium stanieri PCC 7202 genomic stretch:
- a CDS encoding protein of unknown function DUF152 (PFAM: Multi-copper polyphenol oxidoreductase laccase~TIGRFAM: uncharacterized protein, YfiH family~COGs: COG1496 conserved hypothetical protein~InterPro IPR003730~KEGG: ter:Tery_3353 hypothetical protein~PFAM: protein of unknown function DUF152~SPTR: Putative uncharacterized protein), with the protein MAYSSSNHSQWQWKSTPDGEFLTCELLKDWCHGFFSVDFAGQSPFLLNKYLDESAQVFRLKQIHSNILFSTSAVEINKDEQGNMTYSQGDGIITEKAGESVWVASADCTPVLIADHTLGKVCAIHSGWRGTAANIVPDAIALFDKLGSKKEDLLFALGPAINGEVYQVDIPVALKVLSTIFEGAEQEILEQGYNSPHKVILADEQEGKVRLDVTQVIYAQIRQKGMDKEQIAIAPYCTYQTPERFFSYRRTHQKNVQWSGIISHSGR; encoded by the coding sequence ATGGCTTATTCTTCATCAAATCATTCTCAATGGCAATGGAAATCAACCCCTGACGGAGAATTTTTAACCTGTGAATTATTAAAAGATTGGTGTCATGGTTTTTTTTCGGTAGATTTTGCGGGGCAATCTCCTTTTCTTTTAAATAAGTATTTAGATGAATCAGCGCAGGTTTTTCGTCTCAAACAAATTCATAGTAATATTTTATTTTCTACTTCGGCGGTGGAAATTAATAAAGATGAACAAGGTAATATGACTTATTCCCAAGGGGATGGTATTATCACCGAAAAAGCGGGGGAGTCTGTATGGGTTGCTAGTGCTGATTGTACCCCAGTTTTAATTGCCGATCACACCCTAGGGAAAGTATGCGCCATTCATTCGGGTTGGCGTGGTACTGCTGCGAATATCGTACCAGATGCGATCGCCCTTTTTGATAAATTGGGTTCAAAAAAAGAAGATTTACTCTTTGCCCTAGGCCCTGCCATTAATGGAGAAGTATATCAGGTCGATATTCCTGTGGCATTAAAAGTATTATCGACCATTTTTGAAGGAGCAGAACAGGAAATTTTAGAGCAAGGATATAATTCCCCCCATAAAGTCATTTTAGCCGACGAACAAGAAGGTAAAGTAAGACTAGATGTTACTCAAGTAATTTACGCTCAAATTAGACAAAAAGGCATGGATAAAGAACAAATTGCGATCGCACCTTATTGCACCTACCAAACCCCAGAGCGCTTTTTTTCCTACCGTCGCACCCACCAAAAAAATGTCCAATGGTCAGGTATAATTTCTCATTCAGGTAGGTAA
- a CDS encoding molybdate ABC transporter, inner membrane subunit (PFAM: Binding-protein-dependent transport system inner membrane component~TIGRFAM: molybdate ABC transporter, permease protein~COGs: COG4149 ABC-type molybdate transport system permease component~InterPro IPR000515:IPR011867~KEGG: ana:alr2433 ATP-binding protein of ABC transporter~PFAM: binding-protein-dependent transport systems inner membrane component~SPTR: ATP-binding protein of ABC transporter;~TIGRFAM: molybdate ABC transporter, inner membrane subunit): MVNFSPLWISLKVSIIATIITFVFGVVVAYGVYNYKGKGKSILEGILLIPLILPPTVVGFILLVLLGKNGFIGQTLAPWNLSLVFNWYGAVIAAMVMGFPLMFRISLGAFEQIDTSILDAARIDGASEMVVFAYLAIPMSIRGILSGLVLTFSRIMGEFGATLMIAGNIPNKTQTVPMAIYFAVQGGNMREAWIWCGILLGISFLSIFALNFLSIFKT, translated from the coding sequence ATGGTTAATTTTTCTCCCCTCTGGATTTCCCTCAAGGTGTCTATTATTGCCACCATTATTACTTTTGTTTTCGGGGTTGTCGTTGCCTATGGGGTATATAACTATAAAGGCAAAGGTAAATCAATCCTAGAAGGGATATTGTTAATTCCCCTCATCTTACCCCCCACGGTGGTAGGTTTTATTTTGTTGGTACTTTTGGGCAAAAATGGCTTTATTGGTCAAACTTTAGCTCCATGGAATCTGAGTTTAGTATTTAATTGGTATGGTGCGGTGATAGCTGCCATGGTGATGGGATTTCCCTTGATGTTTAGAATTAGTTTGGGGGCTTTTGAACAAATTGACACCTCAATCCTCGATGCCGCCAGAATTGACGGGGCATCGGAGATGGTTGTTTTTGCTTATCTTGCCATTCCTATGAGTATTCGAGGGATTCTTTCAGGATTGGTACTCACTTTTAGTCGCATCATGGGCGAATTTGGGGCAACTCTAATGATTGCAGGTAATATACCTAATAAAACCCAAACGGTACCCATGGCTATCTATTTCGCTGTACAAGGGGGAAATATGAGGGAGGCTTGGATATGGTGTGGGATACTATTAGGAATTTCTTTTTTGTCCATATTTGCCCTGAATTTCTTGTCTATTTTTAAAACCTAA
- a CDS encoding 1,4-dihydroxy-2-naphthoate phytyltransferase (PFAM: UbiA prenyltransferase family~TIGRFAM: 1,4-dihydroxy-2-naphthoate phytyltransferase~COGs: COG1575 1 4-dihydroxy-2-naphthoate octaprenyltransferase~InterPro IPR000537:IPR011937~KEGG: mar:MAE_35650 1,4-dihydroxy-2-naphthoate octaprenyltransferase~PFAM: UbiA prenyltransferase~SPTR: MenA protein;~TIGRFAM: 1,4-dihydroxy-2-naphthoate phytyltransferase): MTITNPITQANPQTKSKLWLAAIKPPMYTVAVIPISFGTAFAYFATGIFNLSVFLTFLLSAIAIIAWLNLTNDVFDADTGIDVNKHHSVVNLTGNKTLVFWIANIILLLGLGGIFLINWWQQDWTVLWLILASCFLGYTYQGPPFRLGYQGLGEIICFFTFGPMAIASSYYSQTQSFSGDSLIISSIIGISTSIILFCSHFHQIKDDLAAGKKSPIVRLGTKTGANVLIISVALVYILSTIFTFTGQLPQQCLLVWLSFPVAYQLINHVNQYHHQPEKIKNSKFIAVNFHFLSGILLCLGLWFS, translated from the coding sequence ATGACGATTACCAATCCAATTACTCAGGCTAACCCCCAAACAAAAAGCAAACTCTGGTTAGCGGCTATCAAGCCTCCTATGTACACTGTGGCGGTAATTCCCATTAGTTTTGGTACTGCTTTTGCTTATTTTGCTACGGGAATTTTTAATCTTTCTGTTTTTCTGACTTTTTTATTAAGTGCGATCGCCATTATAGCCTGGTTAAACCTAACTAATGATGTATTTGATGCCGATACAGGCATAGACGTTAATAAACATCATTCGGTGGTAAATTTAACAGGAAATAAAACTCTCGTGTTTTGGATTGCCAATATTATCCTCCTTTTGGGATTAGGAGGAATTTTTTTGATCAATTGGTGGCAACAGGATTGGACAGTTTTATGGCTGATTTTGGCTAGTTGTTTCTTGGGTTACACCTATCAAGGGCCACCTTTTCGCCTTGGTTATCAGGGCTTAGGAGAAATTATTTGCTTTTTTACTTTTGGCCCGATGGCGATCGCATCTAGCTATTATAGTCAAACTCAGTCATTTTCAGGAGATTCTCTGATTATTTCGAGTATTATCGGCATTTCTACCTCAATTATTTTATTTTGCTCCCATTTTCACCAGATAAAAGATGATTTAGCCGCAGGAAAAAAATCCCCCATTGTCCGTCTTGGCACCAAAACAGGGGCAAATGTTTTAATAATATCCGTTGCCCTCGTCTATATCCTCAGTACAATATTCACATTCACAGGGCAACTACCCCAACAATGTTTATTAGTCTGGTTGAGTTTTCCCGTCGCCTATCAACTAATCAACCACGTCAATCAATACCACCATCAACCAGAAAAAATCAAAAATAGCAAATTTATCGCCGTCAATTTTCACTTTCTCAGCGGCATCTTATTATGCTTAGGATTATGGTTTTCCTAA
- a CDS encoding molybdenum ABC transporter, periplasmic molybdate-binding protein (PFAM: Bacterial extracellular solute-binding protein~TIGRFAM: molybdenum ABC transporter, periplasmic molybdate-binding protein~COGs: COG0725 ABC-type molybdate transport system periplasmic component~InterPro IPR006059:IPR005950~KEGG: cyn:Cyan7425_0276 molybdenum ABC transporter, periplasmic molybdate-binding protein~PFAM: extracellular solute-binding protein family 1~SPTR: Molybdenum ABC transporter, periplasmic molybdate-binding protein;~TIGRFAM: molybdenum ABC transporter, periplasmic molybdate-binding protein) — protein sequence MILINQIIKYSLHFLASILLLISCTPQNNSSPTILVGAAASLESVLTEIDQLYPDNIEYTFASSGILQQQIEQGANIDLFISASSRQMDALEEKNLLMPQTRTNLLTNQIVLITAIDNPITISDFNQLNTDNVNLISMGEPNSVPAGQYGKEILDNLNLFESLQSQSKLLFANNVRATLTHVETGNADVGIVYLTDAQSSNQVRIIATGDSHLHSPIIYPVAITQNSQNLAQAQKYLEFLKTEEIENIFTRYGFGVNNG from the coding sequence ATGATTTTGATCAATCAAATAATAAAATATAGCCTACACTTTCTCGCATCCATCTTACTCCTCATCAGCTGTACACCACAAAATAACTCATCCCCTACTATCCTAGTCGGTGCCGCCGCCAGTTTAGAATCCGTTTTGACAGAAATTGATCAACTATATCCCGATAACATTGAATATACCTTTGCCTCCTCTGGCATCTTACAACAACAAATAGAACAGGGGGCAAATATTGACCTCTTCATCAGTGCCTCATCCCGACAAATGGATGCCCTAGAAGAAAAAAACCTCTTAATGCCCCAAACTAGAACAAACTTACTAACTAATCAAATCGTTTTAATCACCGCCATAGATAACCCCATAACCATCTCAGACTTTAATCAACTAAACACAGATAATGTTAACTTAATCTCCATGGGAGAGCCAAACAGTGTACCTGCAGGGCAGTATGGCAAAGAAATCTTAGACAATTTAAACCTTTTTGAGAGCCTACAATCTCAATCAAAATTGTTATTTGCTAATAATGTTCGTGCCACCCTCACCCATGTGGAAACTGGTAATGCCGATGTTGGTATAGTTTATCTCACCGATGCCCAAAGCTCAAACCAAGTCAGAATAATAGCCACTGGCGACTCCCATCTACACTCACCAATTATTTATCCCGTGGCAATTACCCAAAACAGTCAAAATTTAGCCCAAGCCCAAAAATATTTAGAATTTTTAAAAACCGAAGAAATAGAAAATATTTTTACTCGTTACGGATTTGGCGTAAATAATGGTTAA
- a CDS encoding transposase IS891/IS1136/IS1341 family (PFAM: Helix-turn-helix domain; Putative transposase DNA-binding domain; Probable transposase~COGs: COG0675 Transposase and inactivated derivatives~InterPro IPR001959:IPR010095~KEGG: mar:MAE_44590 transposase~PFAM: transposase IS891/IS1136/IS1341 family; transposase IS605 OrfB~SPTR: Transposase), which yields MITLTYQFRLKLNRQQTQEVEHILTVCKSVYNYALAERKAWYNSRKSLVDRCSLFAEYIIPANAPYPSYNNQAKNLTIAKKTNPDLKSVNAQVLQQTLKTLDKAFSDMKSKGYGFPRFKKQMKSFVFPAMLKNCLGEGKVKLPQLGWLRIKQSRDYPTGFEPKQARIVKKASGYYLMIAFQSKESCYDAPVGKTSLGIDAGIESFIATDRGELIKAPKFLLQAQSKLKLLQRRLKHKIKGSNNWLKLQNKIAKIHEKIANTRRDWHFKLANYLCDLTDNIFVEDINFVSWSRGIVRKQSLDSGIGQFINEILPYICWKRSKFYLKVDKNGTSQECSSCGNHTGKKHLTQRIHSCQFCGHTAPRDVVSAEVIRNRGLIAVGHTVNQIAYRDVLTGIRQGNLLNLVKCL from the coding sequence GTGATTACCTTAACTTACCAGTTCAGGCTAAAACTAAATAGACAACAAACTCAAGAAGTTGAGCATATTTTGACTGTCTGTAAGTCGGTTTACAATTACGCTTTAGCTGAAAGAAAGGCTTGGTATAACAGCCGTAAATCACTGGTTGATCGTTGTTCATTATTTGCTGAGTATATAATCCCGGCTAACGCACCATATCCTAGTTATAACAACCAAGCAAAAAACTTAACCATTGCCAAGAAAACTAACCCAGATTTAAAATCTGTTAATGCTCAAGTATTACAACAAACTCTGAAAACTTTAGATAAAGCATTCTCCGATATGAAGTCTAAGGGTTATGGCTTTCCTAGATTTAAAAAGCAAATGAAAAGTTTTGTTTTCCCTGCCATGCTAAAAAATTGTTTAGGGGAAGGTAAGGTTAAGTTGCCACAATTAGGCTGGTTAAGAATTAAACAATCTAGGGATTATCCCACTGGGTTTGAGCCTAAACAAGCTCGTATTGTGAAAAAAGCATCAGGTTATTATCTGATGATTGCTTTTCAATCTAAAGAATCTTGCTATGATGCACCTGTGGGAAAAACAAGTTTAGGAATTGATGCGGGGATAGAATCATTTATAGCTACAGATAGAGGAGAGTTAATCAAAGCCCCTAAGTTTTTGTTACAAGCACAAAGTAAGCTGAAATTGCTACAAAGACGCTTGAAACATAAGATTAAAGGCTCTAATAATTGGTTAAAACTCCAAAACAAGATAGCAAAAATTCATGAAAAAATAGCTAACACACGCCGTGATTGGCATTTTAAGTTAGCTAATTACCTCTGCGATTTGACTGACAACATTTTTGTGGAGGATATAAATTTTGTTTCTTGGAGTCGAGGGATTGTGAGAAAGCAATCTTTAGATTCGGGTATAGGGCAGTTTATTAATGAAATATTGCCTTATATCTGCTGGAAAAGAAGTAAGTTTTATCTCAAGGTTGACAAAAACGGAACATCTCAAGAATGTAGTAGCTGTGGGAATCACACTGGCAAAAAGCATTTGACTCAGAGAATACATAGTTGCCAGTTTTGTGGTCATACGGCACCAAGAGATGTGGTTAGTGCAGAGGTAATTAGAAATAGAGGATTAATTGCGGTAGGGCATACCGTGAATCAAATTGCTTATAGAGACGTACTGACGGGGATTAGACAAGGCAACTTGCTTAATCTAGTTAAGTGTCTGTGA
- a CDS encoding 6,7-dimethyl-8-ribityllumazine synthase (PFAM: 6,7-dimethyl-8-ribityllumazine synthase~TIGRFAM: 6,7-dimethyl-8-ribityllumazine synthase~COGs: COG0054 Riboflavin synthase beta-chain~InterPro IPR002180~KEGG: mar:MAE_32220 6,7-dimethyl-8-ribityllumazine synthase~PFAM: 67-dimethyl-8-ribityllumazine synthase~SPTR: 6,7-dimethyl-8-ribityllumazine synthase;~TIGRFAM: 6,7-dimethyl-8-ribityllumazine synthase) — MAVFEGNFTQDIPSLRFALVIGRFNDLITNKLLTACQDCLKRHGIDVNPEGEQVDYAWVPGSFEIPLISRKLAETKKYDAIICLGAVIRGDTPHFDYVSNEVAKGVASASVQTGVPIIFGVLTTDTMQQALERAGIKSNHGWGYAMNAIEMATLMKQFK, encoded by the coding sequence ATGGCAGTTTTTGAAGGTAATTTTACCCAAGACATCCCAAGTCTTCGTTTCGCATTGGTAATTGGGCGTTTTAATGATTTGATCACCAATAAATTATTAACCGCCTGTCAGGATTGTTTAAAAAGACATGGCATTGATGTAAACCCAGAAGGGGAGCAGGTGGACTATGCTTGGGTCCCCGGTAGCTTTGAAATCCCCCTTATCTCCCGCAAATTAGCAGAAACCAAAAAATATGATGCCATCATCTGTTTAGGAGCAGTTATTAGAGGTGATACCCCCCATTTCGACTATGTATCCAACGAGGTAGCCAAAGGGGTGGCATCGGCTTCCGTGCAGACTGGAGTACCAATTATTTTCGGTGTGTTAACCACTGACACCATGCAACAGGCTTTGGAAAGGGCAGGTATCAAGAGTAACCACGGTTGGGGTTATGCGATGAATGCGATTGAAATGGCTACCCTCATGAAACAATTTAAATAA
- a CDS encoding dihydrolipoamide dehydrogenase (PFAM: Pyridine nucleotide-disulphide oxidoreductase; Pyridine nucleotide-disulphide oxidoreductase, dimerisation domain~TIGRFAM: dihydrolipoamide dehydrogenase~COGs: COG1249 Pyruvate/2-oxoglutarate dehydrogenase complex dihydrolipoamide dehydrogenase (E3)~InterProIPR012999:IPR013027:IPR004099:IPR006258:IPR 000815~KEGG: cyp:PCC8801_3920 dihydrolipoamide dehydrogenase~PFAM: FAD-dependent pyridine nucleotide-disulphide oxidoreductase; pyridine nucleotide-disulphide oxidoreductase dimerisation region~SPTR: Dihydrolipoyl dehydrogenase;~TIGRFAM: dihydrolipoamide dehydrogenase), whose product MSQFDYDLVIIGAGVGGHGAALHAVKMGLKTAIVEAGDMGGTCVNRGCIPSKALLAASGKVRELADTSHLQDMGVNVGGVTFDRSAIASHANDLVSKIRGDLTNSLKRLKVDTIRGWGKVVALQKVAVETESGEKTITARDIMLCPGSVPFVPRGVEIDGKTVYTSDHAVRLESLPQWIAIIGSGYIGLEFADVYTALGSEITMIEAMDKLMPTFDPDIAKIAEKVLINSRDIETYTGVFATKVIPGTPVMIELTDAKTKEVVEVLEVDACLVATGRIPATQNMGLENLGIETERGFIPVNDKMQVLKDGQVVPHLWAVGDANGKMMLAHAASGQGIVAVENMCGNDKTIDYRSIPAAAFTHPEISYVGLSEPQAKELGKNEGFEVATAKTYFKANSKALAEKETDGIAKVIYRKDTGELLGVHIIGIHASDLIQEAANAIASRQSVHELAFNVHAHPTLSEVLDEAYKRAS is encoded by the coding sequence ATGAGTCAATTTGATTATGATTTAGTTATTATTGGTGCAGGTGTCGGTGGACATGGTGCCGCTTTACACGCCGTTAAGATGGGTTTAAAGACTGCCATCGTGGAAGCAGGGGATATGGGTGGTACTTGTGTTAACCGTGGTTGTATCCCTTCTAAGGCCCTTTTGGCTGCTTCTGGTAAAGTAAGGGAATTGGCAGATACTTCCCATTTACAGGATATGGGTGTAAACGTTGGTGGTGTTACTTTTGACCGCAGTGCGATCGCATCCCATGCCAATGATTTAGTGAGTAAGATTAGGGGAGATTTAACCAACAGTTTAAAAAGATTAAAGGTAGATACCATCAGAGGATGGGGAAAAGTAGTTGCACTTCAAAAAGTGGCAGTGGAAACCGAATCAGGGGAAAAAACCATTACCGCCAGAGATATTATGCTTTGCCCCGGCTCAGTGCCTTTTGTGCCAAGGGGTGTAGAAATTGATGGGAAAACCGTTTATACTAGCGATCATGCGGTGAGATTGGAATCTTTACCCCAGTGGATTGCCATTATTGGTAGTGGTTATATCGGCTTAGAATTTGCAGATGTTTATACCGCCCTTGGCTCAGAAATCACCATGATTGAAGCCATGGATAAGTTAATGCCTACCTTTGATCCCGATATTGCTAAAATTGCGGAAAAGGTACTAATTAACAGCCGTGACATTGAAACCTATACGGGAGTTTTTGCCACCAAGGTAATCCCCGGTACCCCTGTAATGATTGAGTTAACCGATGCTAAAACCAAAGAAGTGGTGGAAGTGTTGGAAGTGGATGCCTGTTTAGTTGCCACCGGGCGCATTCCTGCTACCCAAAATATGGGCTTAGAAAATTTGGGCATCGAAACCGAAAGAGGTTTTATCCCCGTCAACGACAAAATGCAAGTTTTAAAAGATGGTCAGGTAGTTCCCCATCTTTGGGCGGTGGGTGATGCCAATGGTAAAATGATGTTGGCGCACGCTGCCTCTGGACAAGGTATTGTGGCGGTAGAAAATATGTGCGGTAATGATAAAACCATCGATTATCGTAGTATTCCTGCGGCGGCCTTCACCCATCCCGAGATTAGCTATGTGGGACTTAGTGAGCCTCAAGCCAAGGAGTTGGGCAAAAATGAAGGTTTTGAGGTAGCGACGGCGAAAACCTACTTTAAGGCGAATTCTAAGGCGTTAGCAGAGAAAGAAACTGATGGTATCGCCAAGGTAATTTATCGTAAGGACACGGGGGAACTTTTGGGGGTACATATCATCGGTATCCATGCTTCTGATTTGATTCAGGAAGCGGCAAATGCGATCGCCTCTCGTCAATCAGTCCACGAATTAGCCTTCAATGTCCACGCCCATCCTACCCTTTCTGAGGTACTCGACGAAGCATATAAACGCGCTAGTTAA